In the Triticum aestivum cultivar Chinese Spring chromosome 2B, IWGSC CS RefSeq v2.1, whole genome shotgun sequence genome, ctagcacaaagatcgtgtagttcatttgctagagctttgccaatgtcaagtatctcttcctttgaccatgagagcgtgtaactcctggataccgtaggagtgctttgggtgtatcaaacgtcacaacgtaactgggtgactataaaggtgcactacaggtatctccgaaagtatctattgttttatgcggatcgagactgggatttgtcactccgtgtaaacggagaggtatctctgggcccactcggtaggacatcatcatatgcgcaatgtgaccaaggagttgatcacgggatgatgtgttacggaacgagtaaagtgacttgccggtaacgagattgaacaaggtattggataccgacgatcgaatctcgggcaagtaacataccgatagacaaagggaattgaatacgggattgattaagtccttgacatcgtggttcatccgatgagatcatcgtggaacatgtgggagccatcatgggtatccagatcccgctgttggttattgaccggagaacgtctcggtcatgtctgcatgtctcccgaacccgtagggtctacacacttaaggttcgatgacgctagggttataaaggaagtttgtatgtggttaccgaatgttgttcggagtcccggatgagatcccggacgtcacgaggagttccggaatggtccggaggtaaagatttatatatgggaagtcctattttggccaccggaaaatgttcgggatttttcggtattgtaccgggaaggttctagaaggttccggagtggggcccacctgcatggggggacccacatgaacgtgggtagtgggggcaaggccccacacccctggtcaaggcgcaccaagatccccccttagaaggaataagatcatatcccgaagggataagatcaagatccctaaaaaggggggataacaatcggtggggaaggaaatgatgggatttctttcctcccaccttggccaacgccccaatggacttggagggcaagaaaccagcccctccacccctatatatagtggggagacgcatgggagcttcagacgaagttctggcgcagccctccccctctcccaagtctcctcctctcccgcggtgcttggcgaagccctgcaggattgccacgctcctccaccaccaccacgccgttgtgctgctgttggatggagtcttcctcaacctctccctctctccttgctggatcaaggcgtgggagacgtcaccgggctgtacgtgtgttgaacgcggaggtgccgtccgttcggcactaggatcatcggtgatttgaatcacgacgagtacgactccatcaaccccgttcacttgaacgcttccgcttagcgatctacaagggtatgtagatgcactctctttctactcgttgctggtctctccatagatagatcttggtgacacgtaggaaaattttgaatttctgctacgttccccaacacgaatatagtcgtctaatatatcaatctttatgtctcgaccatttcgagactcctcgtcatgtccgtgatcacatccgggactccgaacaaccttcggtacatcaaaacttataaactcataataaaactgtcatcgtaacgttaagcgtgcggaccctacgggttcgagaactatgtagacatgacctagaactgtttccggtcaataaccaatagcggaacctggatgctcatattggctcctacatattctacgaagatctttatcggtcaaaccgcataacaatatacgttgttccctttgtcatcggtatgttacttgcccgagattcgatcgtcagtatccaatacctagttcaatctcgttaccggcaagtctctttactcgttacgtaatgcatcattccgtaactaactcattagctacattgcttgcaaggtttatagtgatgtgcattaccgagagggcccagagatacctctccgacaatcgaagtgacaaatcctaatctcgaaatacgccaactcaacatgtacctttggagacacctgtagagctcctttataatcacccagttacgttgtgacatttggtagcacacaaagtgttcctccggtaaacgggtgttgcataatctcatagttgtaggaactttgtataagtcatgaagaaagcaatagcaacatactaaacgatcaagtgctaaggctaacggaatgggtcaagtcaatcacatcattctcctaatgatgtgatcccgttaatcaaataacaactcttttgtccatggctaggaaacttaaccatctttgattcacgagctagtcaagtagaggcatactagtgacactatgtttgtctatgtattcacacatgtattatgtttccggttagtacaattctagcatgaataataaacatttatcatgatatgaggaaataaataataactttattattgcctctagggcatatttccttcaagagcaTGTGTGGCCCATTCTTCAGTTGTTGGTGGGTCCTCGGCCCGGCAAATTAATGGCAGGCCGATGTGGTgtgcaccccctaatccaggacaccatcACATGGGAATTTGAAAACACACAGAAAAGATAAAACGGAACTAACAAAACATATAAAAACTAAGTATTATGTAGTGCTCTTGTTAAAATTTATGAAAACTAGTATTTATGCAAAATAGACATAAAGAAGGGTTCAATCTTTTCCAACTATCAAGGTTGGAGTTGGCAGTTAGTTCACATGTGGTACCAACAACCTTCACTAATAAACAGATGCATCCCTACCTATATGTGGGACTAACACTCTTCAAAGAAAGTAAATAAACAAATATACTTTTACTCACATGGGGGACCTAACACAAATAAACAACTACACCAATATTTTTAGTTTCTCTTCTCAACCGAGTTCTTCCAATTATATATGACATAACAACAGATTGAAAAAAATAGTAATTGGATAGACCTTGTCCTCCTACCCGATCCATGACCTTGTGCAATCAACTTACTAATGCATATTCTCATATGTTTCAACATTTGAAATGTTGTGTCTTGTAAAGAACCTACTATGACCGTTTAAGATTATCAAATGCATGCAGCAAGATGTGGCATTTCATGTTTtgttttttaaaatcatgaaccaCATGAAAAGGTTGCAGGGTATGAACATATTTTAATGATTTCCTAAGCCAGTGACATATGTGCTTATATGTTATAGTTTCATAGCAATGCATGAACATCGTGCTAGTAGAACATAATATGGGAGTCCTACTACGAGGATATGCAACAAATGAGCCAAAATGACATCATGCGTTTTGGACTCATTAGCGGCAGTGGGGGATTTTGCAAGGTGGACAAGTGAGATGTCGAGACAACGATGAGGATGTATGGTGATTCTGGTTGTCTCAGTGCTCGATGGTCATGGTGTCAGCACGCCCGTCACCACAATAGATCGTACAATCGCCTCAATGAGAACTAATGCTATTCATGAGGTCTATCAACATCTATACTTGTATTTCTTTAAATGTGGTTATGCACATGAGACATCAAGCCCATGGAAGGCATATCCATGTGCAAGTCCTGAAGAGCTATGGAACCTTCCCTTCCGACATGTGTGGCTTATGGAAACTGGAGCATATAAGAAAGATTGTGTGGATGAGTGCGGGTTCAACAAGATTAAGGAAGTTATGCCTTATTCCATTGTCGTTAGGAGTTATGTCTAGGTTCCTTGTCTTGGATACCACAGTAGAACACCTACATATAAGGACCCATAGGTAGAAGCAGAGGAACAAGCTAGTTTAACACCAATACAACACCACAATGCAGGGAAGCACTTTGCATTGACACTGTGGCAAGATATGTAGATCTATTGTAGGAATCTAGATTGTTATGGTTTAACTCATGTTAGCCACCATCAtacttttgcattaagatttaAGGAAAGATAAAGAAAATAAGTAGGATTCTTACCCACACGGGGGCCTCAACCCAGGTAAAAATCGTGCATCCCTGACTTCATCCTCATCTGCCTACGCACGCCAGTTTGTTTTTGAGATCCTTGTCACCTTAGCATTGTTCATTTGAGCATTCTATGATTTTAACAACTCTAGATTTTGAGTGTGTTTTGACTTTGGTCGATCCAACCATGGGATGCGGCGAGTAATGTTCTATTAATTATGGGCATGGGTGGGGATTTGGCTTGTTGTGCTGCCTCTTTGATCTTTCTTTGCTTTTTTGCAACTTTGTTCAAAAGAGGCTTTTGCATTTGTTCTCTGTGCACCCACACCATTTAATATAATTGAAAACCAGCCATGACATGCAAGCCTTTTCATGTTGAACTAATTATCATTGGTTCACATTTCCTCATTTGAAAACGCTAGCAGATAACGGATTGAAAGATCCAAGTAAGTAAAAATTTATTTATATTACACACGACAATTCAACACCACATAATAACTTACAAATCACAAGGGGAAATAAAATGAAGCCTCACACAACACAAGGAAGTGTCAATCATATGGATCAGATGAAATACAACCCTCTCAAACATCACTCTTCACCGAAGAGCTATAGCCATCCTGGTCATCATAATACTTGGACCACAACATGATCCCACCATACTTCCCTGCACTCTTGATCAATGGGAGAACATCCGACTTTAGGTCATCAGCCGGGATGAACCCGCTCCCGGCGGCCTGAGGTGACGCCGGGAGACCAAGGAAGATCTGCTTTGCAGGAACTGTCAACCACTGCTTCCATGAATCAGCTAGATTGGAAGTGCTGCCTGAAGTATACTGACAAGGTGCGTTGTTGTAGAACTGCACCCACACATAGTcaaagaggccggtgttgaggGCGCCTCCCACCCATGCATCAGGAAAAGGGCACTGTGGCGCGGCAGTCAAGTACACTCTCCTGTCGGAGTTGCTATACCCTTTTAGGAACCTTGCAAGATCGTCCCAGTGCAGGGGTGTACCACCCTCGATATCAAAGTCGATGCCGTCAAGGACCGCGTCACCGAGAGGCCGCGAAGATGACTTACCTCCTAAGAAGTTGTTCCATAGGTACGTCGCGACATTCTTGGCATCCTGGGACGAGGAAAGGTAGTAGCCGCCTGCCCCACCACCGATGGAGAGCATGACCTTGACGCCGTTGCTCTGGCATGACTTGATGTCGGAGCTCAGATTGGCGCAACCGCCGTTGGTTGGGACGCAGTGACCTGCTAGGTTGAGGACTGGTGGCTGGCCATTGCCAAAGGAGGAAAGGAAGGCGATGTTGACGAATTTGTAGTTGCCGGTGGCGCAAGTTGCAGCCAGCGTGCCCTCACCACCATTCTGGCCCCAGTAGATGGAAATGCCGCCGGCTTCTGACCCAAGAAACTGCGCCGCAGCTACTGCCACGACCAGCAGTTGCAGCATAGATGAACTACTAGCCATCTCTGGGGCAATATTGTCCCTATTGAACTCTTATCTCCACTGTTGGTGTCTTCAGGAGTATGCCTTTGGTTTTGCTGCGTGTGCTGAATTTGTGCTTGGATGGTTGGCTTATATACGAGGGCACTCTTCGTGTGAAATCTGGCACCGCCATATTGTTTATGCTCATGCGTGATTTGGTGGGCACATGGATGAACACTTTACACTTGTGAACGCGCTCTGCTGGCAGCTTCGAATTAACGGCGACGGTGTTCGTGATTTTGCACTAGTACTTGAATAGAATAACGTGCAAGGCACCAGTATATATAGAATAAGAAAAGGCGTACTACAGCTGTGTGCTGGCGACGGCACATTAAGCGATTAAGGCATAATAATTCACCAACATAAGGAATTTTTTGAGCGGTATTCACAAAAATAAGTGATtaagaacagaaaaagaaaaggcgtAGTATAAGAAAAGAGCACCATTCGCCCTGTCGTGCTTTTTTAGCGCTATACTTTCGCCTGTCTGTGGTGTGCTCGAAGCCCAAGGAGCGGGCTCACACATAAAGGAAACGGGCACGTATATCTCGCTTCCAGCCAGAAGGAACGTCGGCTCGCctcagttttttttttgagacattGGCTCGCCTCTTTTgtttaaaatttaaaatatcttgAACGTCTATATTTAAAAAATTACTTTGATTATTTTTCTAAAATTTCGCCTCGCGTTAAAAAAATGTCCGTGGTGTAAAATATTTGGTCACAGAATGTTAACAATTGTTCATATTATTCAAAAAAATGGTCATGACATTTATAAAATGTTTACATGTTTACAATTTTGTCATGACAttgttttaaaaaatattcaatgtGCATTTTACAAATGTTCAACACATGTTTCGGCGAAATGTTCAACCTGTAACTAAAAAAGGTTCAACATTTCTGCAAAAATGTGCAACGTGTATTCAATAAGTAGATGCATATGAACAATGGCTGAACCGATATTGGAAATAGCTTTTGAATAGCGCATCGGGGGTAAAGTAGTCGTTGGACAGATTCATATGCCCCCATTCCCTGTTCCAATTCAACACTCGATGCCCCTTTATTGAACCTTTGAAGTTGAGAACATGCTCCTtctagaagtgcatgctctagccaatgcaagcAAAAGACCAAACTGATACAAAAGACTAGGCAATAAATTTATATGTCAATACTCTTCCCCACGCTCTGTTTCTTTAAGAATCACATCATCATCCGATGAGGGCAAATGATGAACTCTGCATAGAAGTACTCCTTGTCCGAATCCATCATATTTGCTTCAAAGTAAACAATGAGAACTTCATTGCACTAGGCATTCACTTGTTGGGTGCGGTGTCTGCCATGGATGGTGTCCGTAGGGGTGGAGGGTACCTGGGTGTCAACCGGATCCGGGGGAGTACGAGCATGTGTCCGACAAGGATTGGGCGACGTCGGCAGGGGTTCGGTAAGGCTTGGGCGGCGCCCAGCGGTGACGGTGGTGCTTAGGGTTTACGGGGGCGGCGACGGTCCCCGCGAAGCTAGACAACGCCAAGAGGAGAGCATGACTGTGAAAATGCACGGGCTCCGAGTGGGGTTTTTTGGTGGATGTGAAGTGTTAGAGTCCGACATAGCGGACGTATGGACTCCCCCAGAGCTCCCCTCGTTTTAGAGCTGGCTTGTGGGATTTGGTGATCGTGTTGAATGGCTAAAACTTACATGCGGCTTGGTCCGGACAGTTGCGGCGCTTTGAAGatccgcgttggagatgccctacaTCGGCTCTCTTCCACGAGGCATTACGAGGAGGAGATGAATGAAATTGATCGATGGTTCATAAGAAGATTTTAAAAAAATACTGCTTGGAATAAAAATACGGACTACACCGTTTATGAAAGTATGAAAGTGGATCCTCAAAAAGAAAAATTGAAAGTCGACCCGTCTACTTTTTCAGATTAAAAACAGTATTGGGCTAAACACACATGAACCCATCGGTACAAGTTTCAAATAGTATGTAAAAGCAGTTACTACAGCACCAGCCTCAATTTGGCAACATCTCCTGCACGATGGGGGTTTCGATGACGGTCAAATCGCACCTGATGGTGAAGCAGTCTCCTCGCAGCTTGGACTTCTTTATAATCATGGTATTGCCCCAGCCAGTGCCCGTCGTCTCAAAGGTCCGGGTGATGATCGGAGCGTTGGAATCTCTGTGTACTTTGCCATCTTGCTTCAGCAAACTTAAGGTGAACTTTGCCGTCACACCCGCCGGTGCCCCTTCCCCGACGAGATGCAAGAAGGCTGCCACGTAGCCAGGCGCCCGGCTGTCGCCGTCAGGGTAGAAATTGATGAACCAGTCGTAGCCCCCGACTTTGAACGTGCTCGACGTGACGTACTTGCCGGCGCCCTTGCCGTCGAGCAGCGAGTAGTTCTTCACCACGAACTTGTGCACCGCGGTGGTGGCCTCCGTCGTGCACACCGACGACGTCACGCTTACCGGCGGCTGCGAGTGCGTAGCCCAGCAAGAGTTGATGTTTCCCATGGCAAACTAACGCAGGCGACGAATCGAAGGCAAACGGGTGAGCCTGGCTCGATCTATCTGTTGGCTTGAG is a window encoding:
- the LOC123042132 gene encoding acidic endochitinase-like isoform X1 codes for the protein MVANLRLAPVLVVVVGWSTDMVGILITSKAGGISIYWGQNGGEGTLAATCATGNYKFVNIAFLSSFGNGQPPVLNLAGHCVPTNGGCANLSSDIKSCQSNGVKVMLSIGGGAGGYYLSSSQDAKNVATYLWNNFLGGKSSSRPLGDAVLDGIDFDIEGGTPLHWDDLARFLKGYSNSDRRVYLTAAPQCPFPDAWVGGALNTGLFDYVWVQFYNNAPCQYTSGSTSNLADSWKQWLTVPAKQIFLGLPASPQAAGSGFIPADDLKSDVLPLIKSAGKYGGIMLWSKYYDDQDGYSSSVKSDV
- the LOC123042132 gene encoding acidic endochitinase-like isoform X2, coding for MASSSSMLQLLVVAVAAAQFLGSEAGGISIYWGQNGGEGTLAATCATGNYKFVNIAFLSSFGNGQPPVLNLAGHCVPTNGGCANLSSDIKSCQSNGVKVMLSIGGGAGGYYLSSSQDAKNVATYLWNNFLGGKSSSRPLGDAVLDGIDFDIEGGTPLHWDDLARFLKGYSNSDRRVYLTAAPQCPFPDAWVGGALNTGLFDYVWVQFYNNAPCQYTSGSTSNLADSWKQWLTVPAKQIFLGLPASPQAAGSGFIPADDLKSDVLPLIKSAGKYGGIMLWSKYYDDQDGYSSSVKSDV